Proteins found in one Paenibacillus borealis genomic segment:
- a CDS encoding alpha/beta-type small acid-soluble spore protein translates to MARRNRKYAVPGSAQSMQTFKAEVMRQEGYQVDPNHPDDVKYEVAKELGIPLQAGNNGKLTTESAGQIGGRIGGSMVREMVRLAQEQLADKGKS, encoded by the coding sequence ATGGCGAGAAGAAACAGGAAATACGCGGTGCCCGGGTCAGCTCAGAGCATGCAGACCTTCAAAGCAGAGGTCATGAGACAAGAAGGATATCAAGTAGATCCGAATCATCCGGACGATGTGAAATACGAGGTGGCGAAGGAGCTCGGTATCCCGCTGCAGGCGGGGAACAACGGTAAGCTGACTACGGAATCGGCAGGGCAGATTGGCGGCAGAATCGGCGGCTCCATGGTCCGCGAGATGGTCCGTCTGGCACAGGAGCAGTTAGCGGACAAGGGGAAGTCCTAG